TTTACCATTCCATAGTCCGAGTTTGATACACGTTTCTTTGTCAAGTATTGCTGCCCAGTGAGCGCTTTGTGCTATTATGTTGAGAAATGCACTGTACGGTCTTTTGAGTTTAATGACTACGTTATCCCCTTGAACTGCTATCGCTGGATCAACAACTTGCTTGTAGAAATCAATAACCTTTTGCTTGTATTCTGCTTTTGGTTCGCCACTTTTGTCGAATATTTCGTCTACTGACTTACCAACGAACTCTTCAAGTGCTTCATCTCTTGAGTGGACTCCAAATATTGCGTACCACAGCATCCACATTGGACCGCCTTCTGGGTCGTAAAGCAGACCACGTTCGAATGAGTATTCGACATCTTCTGGTGTAAGTGGGTTACCGTTGTGGAATTTGACACCTTTTCTTATCGGGAATACGTATGTCTTGCCACCGTCTTTGATAAGACCGTTCTTAACAGTTGGAACTTCTGTTGCGAGCCTTGGTTCAAACTCGCTGACGCTTTGTCCTTTGTAAGCGATAAGGTTTTCGTACACGTTGAAGAGAACTTCGCTACTTGCTGTGTCGTATGCCAGATGTGGATCAAGTGTGTCTGGCTCACCTATGGTTGCTTGAACAAAAACCGTGGGGTTAAAAGCTGCAAAAAGTAAGTAGCTTAGAGCAAGAACCGGTACCACCAGTAACTTCTTCATCTGACTCCTCCTCTCGTCCAATGTTGTGGTTTTTCTTTGAGTCCATCCTCTCTTGCAGCTCCCCCCAATCAATCAAATATTATATGTAACTACACAAGCGTGGTCAATCGATATATTTTGTTAACTTTAGTCGCATTTTGCTTTCTATTTATAAATTCTCTTTAAGTGCGTGTTTAAGTTTTTGGCATATATATAGTTGAAAAGGTGAATTTTACTAAGGATAAATAACATGTTGTTTTCTGAGTAGAAAGGTATTGACAAACCATGGGACTCTTGTGGTATAATACAAGCAAAGTGTATGGTTGAGAAAAAACGAGAAAAAGTGAGCAAGAGAAAGATAATAGAATTTAAGATAGTGTTAACTTGTAGTGATGAAAGAGTGTAAGTGTGAAAGAATGAGATTGATATTACCATTGTGCGTTTTCCAAAGATTCTTCACTACACAAAATCCTTGAATATATTTCGCTAAATTCTTCGTATTCTTCAGCCCTCGCTTGAGTCGGAAAAAGTCTTTCAACAATGAAAACTTGGATTCACATTGATTGTTTTTACCGAGCGGTACCACTACGTGATTGATATTTCTGAACAACAGCTTTACTGCACTTTCATATGCACCAAGTCCATCAGTAATAAGTTCAATGTTTCTAGGTTTTGAATTACCAAAGAACTTCTCGAGCAATACTTTGACTTGTCCCATATCACGATACTTTGAGACATGCCAACAAAGAATTAAGTTAGTTTCGTGATCAACTAATAGCCAAACATAGTACTTTTGTTCTTTGAAAACAAGAACAGTTTCATCAGCATGAACTGAGAAAACATTTTCGATGGTAAATGTTGGAAAAAGTACAGAGAATAAAGTACACAATTTAATAACCCATTTGTATATGGTGACATGAGATACTTTGATATTAAGAGAATGAGCAAGAGAGCGATAAGACATATTGTGTTTCATATACAAAACGAAAGCCTTTAAGACGAAAAAGATAGGGAAGCGGAAATATTTAAATTTCTCAGGAATAAGGGTGACTGGTTCGGGGAGGTTAAAAGGTACTCTATCTTTGGTACGACAAGCTCTACAACGGAAGACAACGAAAGAGCGACGGACTTTGTAAATTTGCATAGATTTACCACAAGAAGTGCATTTGGGATAAGGGAAAGAGAAGTTTTTGCGTTTGTGAGAATGGGAGAGTTTGAAAGAATGATGGCAGAGTTTGCAAAGGAATTGTTGGTTACCGTATTTGTCATGACCGTTTTTGTATAAGCTGGTGGAACCGCATTTTGGACAAGAGAGCGTTGAGTTGTTCATATCGGGATACCTCCTTTGTCGAGAGTTGGTTGGGGGGTGTCCCCTCTTTATAAGGATAATGCGGTTTTTGGAAAGTTTCAATACTTTTAGTTAACAGTATCCATCCTTTTGAAGGGGGGATTTTTGTGAAAAAGTGGTTGGTAGTTTTAGCTGGTCTTATTTTTGCGGTCTTAGCACTTGCTGCGTTTGATCCAACTGTCTATGTGGAAGCGACTATAGGTGAGCCGGACACACTTGATCCGCACCTGGCGTACGACACAGCGAGTGGTGAAGTTCTCTTCAACGTGTACGAAAACCTTATCGCTTACAAAGGTAGAAGCGTCAGCGAGTTTGAACCAAGGCTTGCAACAGAAGTCCCAACCGTTAAGAACGGTCTTATCAAAGACGGTGGCAAGACATACGTATTCCCGATAAGAAAAGGTGTCAAATTCCACAACGGTAACCCACTTACACCAGAAGATGTCGAATACTCATTCGAACGTGGTCTGCTTTACGACCCAGAAGGCGGTCCAATGTGGATGCTGTGGTACGCAATATTTGGAGTCCACTCAAGAGATGAAGCACTTGAAGAGTTCGTTGGTAAGTCAGTAGACGAAATATTCGACAAAAGTGGCGAACCAAAAGCAGAATACAAGCAAAAGGTTATTGATTTCTACAAGCAAGTTGTTGATCCAGCGATAGAGGTTCAAGGGGATAACGTAGTGATTAAACTCAAAAGACCATACGGTGCATTTCTCAACATAATAGCGCAGAGTGCTCACTGGGCAGCAATACTTGACAAAGAAACGTGTATCAAACTCGGACTGTGGGATGGTAAAGCAGATACGTGGTGGAAATGGAAGGACATGGAAAAAGAGAAATCACCGCTTTACGCGTACGCCATGGGTACAGGACCTTACAAGTTCGTAGAATGGGATAGAAAACAACAGAAAGTAACACTTGTTGCAAATGAAAGCTACTGGAGAACACCAGCAAAAATTAAGAAAGTCATAATTTGGGGTATTGATGAATGGTCCACAAGAAAGGCAATGCTTGAAAAAGGCGATGCAGACTCGATAGCCGTTGTTCTTGAATACCTTGACCAACTCAGAGGAAACAAGGACATTGAAATTATCGAAAACATTCCAACACTCTCTGTCACAGTTGTTGCATTCGGTTGGTCAGTTAGCCCGAGCAGCAAGTACATCGGCAGTGGTAAACTCGATGGTAACGGTATACCACCTGACTTCTTCAGCGATGTTTATGCAAGAAAAGCTGTTGCAGCAGCAATCAACTACGATGCTCTCATAAGGGATGTTCTTAAAGGATTTGGTAAGAGAATACCAACAGCTTTACCAGAAGGGCTACTTGGGTTTGATCCAACTCTCCCACTCTACAAGTTCAACCTGCAAGAAGTTCAGAACAACCTGAAGAAGGCATGGAACGGACAAGCGTGGCAGAAGGGTATCAAATTCAGCGTTGCATACAACCAAGGTAACATGGCAAGACAAAGGGTTGCGGAAATGATTAAGATGTACATGGAAATGGCAGCACCTGGAAAAGTTAAGATCGACGTTCAACCACTCCAATGGCCAACGTTCCTTGACGCAACAAAACGCGGTGAACTGCCAATATTCATACTTGGATGGCTTGCTGACTTCCCAGACCCAGATAACTTCATATTCACATACTACCACAGCAAGGGTGATTACTCCGGAAGACAAGGAAAGAAATTCCAGGAATTTGTTAGCACACCAAGAAAAGAACTCGGTGGAAAGAGCCTTGATGAACTTATCGAACAAGCAGCAGCTGAAACAGATCCAGCTGTTAGAGCTAAACTCTACATTCAGATCCAGAAGTTTGCCATCGATAACTGCATTAGCATACCAGTCTATCAACCTGTAGGTGTCCGCGTCCAAAGGAAATGGGTCAAAGGTTGGTACGACAACCCAATGAGACCTGGTATGGACTTCTACTCAGTTTGGAAAGAACAATAATCAATAACTAAAAACAAAAACGGGTCGTCCTCTATGGACGGCCCTTTTTTATTTTGTTGTTTATTTTTTCAAATGATTTTAGCCTTTTTGCCCTGATACGTATCTTTTTCGACCAGTCTACGTTCTATCAGATTAACAATCTCTGTCTTCGTTTTTCCCCAATTTCCGAATAGAGTACCAGTTAACGGAGGATCTGCAACTAACCTATGAACAACTATCCGCGGAGAGAGATTCTCAAGGAAGGTCACAGCTCTTTCTACATAGCTCTCAAGTGTGCCTACCTCCAACCGTCCGGCCTTAAACATCTCTCCGAATACAGAACCTTCGACAACATACAGTGAATGAAGCTTTACACCATCAACCTTGAGCGCTGAAAGTATCTTAGCACCTTCTACAACATCCAACATATTATCTCCAGGTAGGTTCAAAATTACATGCGATACGACCTCAAAATCATACTTTTTTAGAAGATTCACAGCGTAAATATACTCAGCTAACGTATGTCCTCTGTTTATTTTCACCAAAGTATGGTAATTTGCAGTTTGTAGTCCAATATCAAACGAAATTTCGATCTTGTATTCTTTTCTTATTTCATCAACCATTTCTAATATCTCTTCATTTATACAATCCGGCCTGGTAGCAATATCAAGTTGGACAATGTCTTCGTCGATAGATTCCACGTATGTTGTCCTCAGAATATCTACAGGAGCGTACGTGTTTGTATAATTTTGAAAGTATGCGATAAATTTCTTAATCCCCTTTTTTCTGTATTTTTCTTTCATTTTTTCTAACTGTTCTCTGATACTCAATCCTGCAAAAGTGCTGAAACCACTGCCTGTTTCATCACAAAAGAAACAACCTGGTTTACCGTTTTCCCTATTTGGACACGTAAATCCTGCATTAAGTGGCAATCTTTGAACTTTTTCGCCATATTTCTTTTTTAGCTCAACACTCAGTTTTCTATACCGGTAACCATCATTGAGAAAGTCGAAAATTTCTTAAGCACCTCCCGTGCGTCTATATTTGGGTATTTCCCATCGATGTAGACAAACCTACCATTCACCATCGTTGCGTAAACCCTATCTGTATAAGCGTGTACAAGATTTTTCAAAAAGTTATCGAGCGGTTGCAATTGCACATTCGATTCCTCGAAAATCGCAAAATCTGCAGGGTTGCCAACTTCGATTGCCCCGCCTTTCATTCTAAGAGCTTCGTATCCGTTTTTTGTAACAGCTAAAAATGCATCTTCGACTTTGAAATTCTCAGGTGAAGAGCTTTTCTGAGCAAGTACAGAAACACGTAAGTCAAACAACAAATTTTGTGAGTTGTTGCTTGCAGGACCGTCTGTGCCTATTGAGATCTTAATGTTCCTCTTTAGCATTTCTGTAACCGGTGGTATTCCATTCCCAAGCTTCATATTGCTCACGGTATTTATTGATGGGTAAGTTCCATCGAGCAATGGTATATCTTGAGGCCTCAATTGGGTGCAATGCACGGGAATAAAGTGTATTTTATCAAATCCGATTTCCATAATTTCTTTCGGAGTGTATTTACCGTACTCCCAGTTATTCTCAAAAAAATGCATAGTTACTGGCATGTCTTCAGCCTTTGCAATCTCCACTATCTTTGCCAGATAACTTCTAGAACAACTGTAGGGTGCATGTGGGCCGAGGCCTATGTAAATTCTGTTTTCATATCCGTTCCAAGTTTCGAACAATTTCAAATTCTCTTCAAGCCTACCATTATCGTCTCCGTCAACATCAACAAGTCCCCTCGTCAAGAGAGCTTTCATTCCAAAATCAGCAACGGCCTTTGCTACCATATCTTCGTGAAAGTACATGTCACAGAAGGCAACTACTCCGTGCGATGCCATTTCCATCATGGAGACTAAAGAACCAAAGTAAACCGCATCTAAGGTTAATTTTTCTTCAGCAGGTAGTATCTTTCCAAACAGCCACTCATTAAACGGAAGGTCTTCTGCGTATCCTCGTAAAAGGGACATAGCAACATGAGTGTGTGTGTTTACAAAACCAGGTGTGACTATCTTCCCCTCAAAGTCTAGAACTTCTTCGTTCTCTAATGGAGTTAGATTCTCCGATACTTCTTTAATTAAACCATCTTCAATTCTAATGTCACATTTCTTCAACTCAAAACCGATAAGGGCCTTTGAACCTTTGAGAAGCATCAGAAAACAACCCTTTCTGCATCGATCCAAAGATGTTCTAAATCATAAAATTCTCTTGCGCCCTTAGTAAATATATGTACCACGATATCTCCAGCATCTATAAGCAGCCAATCGTAGCCCTCTCCCCGGTCGTAATATATAATTTCTTTACCTTTTTCATTGAAAAAGTCCACCACTTCGTCCCTCAAGCTTTTCATGTGTATATTACTGTTTGCTGTGCAGATTACGAAATAGTCCGTTAAGAGTCTTGTCTTACTCATGTTGAGAACAACAGGATCTATAGCTTCCTTCTTTTCAAGTAACACAAGTAAGTCCTTAATCAAGCTAATTTCATCTTTTTCTTTCTGTACCAACACTTACGCACCTCCTATCATCAATTCTTCGCCTATTTTTCCATTTAAAAGATAATCACGTACGTATCCAACCAAATAGAATGAACCTGTCACAAATTTAACTTCTGCTTCAGTTGTCTTAAGCAATTCGACAGCTTTTATATAATCTCGTTCAAACAAAACGTTTTTGCAGTATTTTTTAGCAATTTCGTATGTCTCAGCTACTTTCTCAGCCCTTTTTGACGGAGGTCTTGTTATTATCAACGTATCGAACTTTGGTCCAATCACTTTTAAAACGCCTTCTTTGTCCTTGTCATCCACGATACCGAAAACCGCAGCTTTCCTCTTTTCTGGAAAATACAGATCCAGGTTTTCGGCAAATTTTTCCGCCGCTTGTGGGTTATGGGAACCATCCAGTACAATGTCGTTGACCATTTCAAACCTTCCTGGAATAAATGCCTCTTCAAATGCCCTTTTCACACCATCTTCATCGATTTTTTCAACTAGTTCAAAAGTTTTCAAAGCTAAACCGACGTTGTACAGTTGATGTTTTCCGTTCAGTTTCACTTTGATATTTTTGATAGTTGTGCTACCGTAGTAGTTGTATACATTTGCATTGAATGAAAATTGAACTGGCTCGACGTAGAAATCCTTACCATATTCGTATACCATTGAGTTTTTCTCTCTTGCCACCTGTTTTATAACTTCCAAGGCCGAGTCAGGCATAGCTCCAACGACAACGGGTTTCTGCTCTTTTATAATCCCTGCCTTTTCAAAAGCAATTTGTTCTACAGTGTTACCAAGCACATTTGTGTGTTCTAAAGAAACAGTGCAGATTACAGAGACTTCGGGGATTATAACATTCGTTGAATCGAACCTTCCTCCTAGTCCAACCTCAACACTTCCGTACTCTGCTCTACTTTTCTTCGTTATATAGAAGTACATTGCTGTCATGTACTCAAAAAAACTCGGAGCGAATTCCTCACCTAACTTATCCATTTCTTCAGCGTGTTTTTTAACTTCCAAAGCTGCCTCTACAAATTCATCTTGAGAAATGTATCTTGTGTTGTAGTGGAATCTCTCCAAGATAGTTGACAGATGTGGTGAGTAGAAACCTGTTACGCTGTGTCCGTGATAATACGTGAGGTATTCCAGGAAAGTTGTTACACTGCCCTTTCCATTAGAGCCTGTCACATGGAAATATTTAACTCCAGAATGGGGATTACCCATTCTGGAGAGCAAATTCTCTATCCTGAAAAGTCCGAGTTTCATAGTGTTGTAAGGTCTTGTGAAGTAAAGGTATTTTAAGACTTCAAAAAACGCTTCACACCTCATCCCTGAGCCTCCAGATCGGAGATTATTTGCTCAATCCTATTTATTTGTTCCAAGAATGTTTTTTGCTTTTCTTTTGTTTCCTCAACTATGTCTTCAGGTGCGTTTTTGAGGAAGTTTTCATCTTCAAGTTTTTTGGCAAATTTCTCCAAATCCGTTTTCAATTTTTCAACTTTCTTTCTAAGCCGTTGTACCTCTGCACTTACATCAATGAGTTCACCTAGGGAAACGTAAGCCTCTATATCTAAAGACACGTAAGCCGTTGCACAGAGCTTCGGCCTTGACTCTGTGAACTGGATATTCGAAACATTACCAAGGAATTTGATGTAATCTTGTTCTTCCTCGTTAAGTGTACCCTTTATGAATAGTTCCACCTTCGTTGATTGTGGAACGTTCACTTCTGCTCTAACGTTTCTAACTCCTCTGATGATAGACATTATTTCCTCGAACCTCTTCTCAGCTGCCTCGTCTACGTATTCTTCCGATACCCTTGGCCATGAAGCTACAACTATCGACTCTTCAGCCGTAGGAAGCTTTGTCCACAGTTCTTCCGTTAAGAACGGCATAAACGGATGCAATAACCTTAAGCTCATGTCAAGGACGTAAACAAGAACGTTCTGAACAATTCTTTTATCTTCACTCTTAAGTCTGTTCTTTACAGCTTCTATGTACCAATCACATAATTCATCCCAGAAGAAGTTGTAAATCTCTCCTGCGGCTATGTTGAAATCATAATTGTCTAAAGCTTCTGTAACTTTTCTTATTATTTTCTGCAGTCTTGACAGAATCCATTTGTCTGATAGTTTCAGATGTTCTTTTCGTATTTCGATTTTCTCGAAGTCGTCAAGGTTCATGAAAACGAACCTTGAAGCGTTCCATATCTTATTGGCAAATTTCTTGTAGGTATCAAAGAACCTTACATCGAGTTTCAGGTCTCTGCCTTGTGCTGCAAGGATAGCGAGTGTAAATCTCATAGGATCAGCACCGTATTCATCTATAACTTCAAGTGGATCAATTCCGTTTCCGAGAGACTTACTCATCTTTCTTCCGTATTTATCCCTGACGAGTTGATGGATATATACTTCGCTGAATGGTTTTTCGTTCATAAACTCATAGCCCATCATTATCATCCTGGCAACCCAGAAGAAGATGATATCAAATCCCGTTACCAAGACATCAGTTGGATAGTATCTCTTCAAATCTTCCGTTTCTTCTGGCCAGCCCATTGTACTAAACGGCCAGAGTGCAGAGCTAAACCATGTGTCAAGGACATCTTCATCCTGTCTCAAATTAGTGCTACCACATTTCTCACACAACTTCGGTTCGTCTTCCGACACGTTGTAGTGCCCACAGTTTTGGCATTGCCAGACAGGGATTCTATGCCCCCACCATAGCTGTCTACTAATACACCAATCTCTGATTTCGTACATCCAGTTGAGATAAACTTTCTTCCATCTTTCTGGAATGAATCTGACCTCGTCATTTTCAACGGCTTCTATTGCCCTCTTGGCCAGTGGTTTCATACTCACGAACCATTGGTCCATCAACCTTGGTTCTACAACTGTGTCACATCTGTAGCAGCGTCCTACAGAATGTTTGATTTTTTCAATTTTCACCAAATACCCCTGTGCTTCGAGTTCTTCAACTATAACTTTTCTTGCCTCAGTGGCGGTTAAGCCCTTGAATTTTCCGCCATTTTCATTGATTACGATGTTTTCATCGAAGATATCTACAAATGGCAGATTGTGTCTCTGCCCTATAAGATAATCGTTGGGATCATGTGCTGGTGTTACTTTAAGCGCTCCTGTTCCAAAAGATGGATCAACGTAGTTATCGGCAATTATCGGGAGTTCTCTACTAACCAAAGGTAGTATAGCTGTCTTTCCAACGTATTTTTTATACCTTTCATCTGATGGATGGACTGCAACTGCTGTATCGCCAAGCATTGTTTCTGGCCTGGTAGTTGCTATAATCAAGTAATCATCTTCACCTTTGATAGGATACTTAATGTGGTAAAGCGCACCTTCTTCTTCATGGTACTCAACTTCTTCATCTGAGAGCACTGTTCCACATCTATGACACCAGTTGACGATGTACTTTCCTTTGTAAATTAACCCTTTCTTGTACAAATCCACAAAAACTTTTCTAACCGCTTTAGACAAGCCTTCATCCAAAGTAAAACGCTCACGAGTCCAGTCGACAGACGCCCCTATAGACATTATCTGCTTCTTTATCTCTTCCCTATACTTATTTGCCCAATCCCATACTATCTCCAAGAACTCTTCTCTTGTAAAATCTCTACGACTCCTTCCCTGCGTGGCAAGATACTTTTCAACGGCTGTTTGCGTTGCAATTCCTGCGTGATCTTCGCCGGGAAGCCAGAGTACATCGAAACCTTGCATGCGCTTGTAACGGCTTAGGATATCTTGAATTGTGATATTAAGGGCATGCCCTATATGAATCCTACCAGTTATATTTGGCGGTGGAATAACAATCGAATACTTCGGACCTGTGCCTTTGGGCGTGAAATAGCCTTTTTCAAGCCATTTTTTGTACCACTTCATCTCGATATTTGTTGGATCATAACGTGTTCCTATCTCCATCCTTAGCACCTCCAACCGTACTTATCTCTATATCGCAATCTATTTGGATTTTCTCTGACCCGTACGTTAACAAAAGGTAGTGTAAAGAGTCCTTTATCCTGCTTGCGATCTTTTTTGCTTCGTTGTCATCAATTCCATGGAGTACTATGCAAAAGTCATTACCCTCCATCTTGCAAACGAAATCCTTTGGTATTCTTACACTGTGCTTAATAACTGAAGAAACTCTGGAAAGCACAAAATTTCTTAAATCATCGCTGCTTGCCTGAAATTTGAGCTTTACATGTAAGAGGTAGAACAAATCTTCACTCTGCTTAAGTTGGTCAACTATTCTTTTTGCAAATTCATGGTTTGGCAGTCTTGTAATCGAATCGACCCACTCACCAGTCAATAACTTGTGAAAACCATCCATACGAACTCCTCCTCGGTACTGTTTACATTATTTTACCATACATCTTATGTTGTGGGAATATACCACATGTGTTAGAATAGATAACGAAAATTAAATTGTTCGCATGGCAAACTTTTAAACAACAAACGTTGCGACACAATACCGTGGAAAGGGGTGCGAAAGGTTTATGGGATTAAACATGATGTCTGTTCTATCTGTATTTTCACACTTTTTTCTAGATTTCTACGTATCGTTCTTCAATCCTTTGGGGCCGTTTATAATCCAAAAGTTTCCGATAGAAGTTCGCATGCTAACTTCTTTCCTGGCTTTGTCATCAGCCACAGCCAGTCTTTTCCAAATCTTCTTTGGATTTTTCTTTGATAGGGTGAAGTACACCAAGAGTCTGCTTTTCACGATGTATGTTATGGAAGCATTAGGGATTTCGCTAATAGGCTTATCGACAAACTTTTGGATGTTCATTGCTGCAGTCTTTGTTGTCAGGATTGCGAACTCTGCCTTTCATCCTCTTGGGGCTTCCATGGCCGGCGAGGTTGGGGGAAGAACTGTAGCAGTTTTCTCAATCGCAGGAACGCTTGGAGCCGCACTCGGCCCTGTTTTTATCTCACTTTACGTCTCACATTTTCCAATAGAATCACTTTGGCTAGTAGCACTCCCCGCTGTCGTGCTGGCTTTGTTTTTGCTAAGGATCAACATTCCAAACCGAACGGTTCACAGTCAGAAGTTCGATTTGAAAGAGGTAATGAAGTTACTACCTATATTGCTTGTCGTAACTGTTCGCAGCTTTCTGATGTCAGTTGTGCACACCTACACGCCAATTTACATCACGAACGTGCGTCACTATTCAATCTCACTATCAGGTTTGCTAATAACGTCCGGTATGATAGCAGGCGTTTTTGCCAACTACCTGGGCGTTGTTTTAATGGAAAAAATAGGTGCAAAAAAGCAGGACTTGGTAGCTTTCATAGGCATGGGCCTAACTATATTTTGGTTGATATCTAGTAAAGGCATTGCTTCGATTTTCATTTCCTTTGTACTTTTCGACTTTTTTGGTTTTCTTTTGATGTCTGCAAACGTTGTCCAAGCTCAGAAGATCCTACCGAACAGAAAGGCGTTAGCTTCATCGGTTGCTATGGGATTCGCATGGTCGTTAGGAGATTTCATCGCAACAGGTTATAATTCTGTGGTCGGTAATAACATCATTTTATCATTGGGCCTTGCCATTCCTGTGGCTTTTGTAGCCTCGATATACTTCGGAATAGTCCAGAAATTTGATACAAAATAATAGATGTGCTAAAATTAGTTGGTATGATGAAAAGACTCGATTTTAATAGGAGGAATGGGATCATGATTGACAAAGACTTTTCGAAACACACAAGGGATGTGGGACAAGCTTACACGGTTTACATAGAGCGCTACGCATATGGTGGGTACGGTATCGGGAAACTGCCGGGCGGTAAGTTGGTCTTCGTAGAAGGTACGTATCCAGGTGACTTGGCACAGATCGAAATTCTCCAAGAAAAATCTGATTTGGCTTTTGGAAGACTGGTAAATCTACTAGAAAAGTCAGACATTCGCAGGGCACCGAAGTGCAAATATTTCAATGTTTGTGGCGGATGCCAGATAATGGATGTGGAATACGAGAAACAACTGGAATTGAAAACTCAAATTGTTAAAGAGCAATTAAAACGTATAGGAAAAATCGAAACCGATGTCGCCCGAACAATTCCGAGCGATTTGGAATTCGGTTACAGAAATAAAATGGAGTTTGCATTCTCGTATAGCAACAAGGAAGGCGTTATCCTTGGATTAAAGATGAGAAATAGTAACAGAGTTGTCGATATTGACGAATGTCCAATATCACCCAGCTCGTTTAACAGGGCTTTAGAGGTCGTCCCAGAGATTGTTGAATTAAGCAAAGCTAAAATCTACAATCCGAAAACGCGTTCAGGCATGCTTAAGCATTTGGTTATGAGGTACTCTCACTCTAACAACCAAACTATGGCAATATTCGTCACTAGAACAGAAAGATTTGAAGAAGCGAAGTTTATCAGGGCAGAACTGTTGA
The DNA window shown above is from Fervidobacterium changbaicum and carries:
- a CDS encoding TIGR01212 family radical SAM protein (This family includes YhcC from E. coli K-12, an uncharacterized radical SAM protein.), with amino-acid sequence MPLNAGFTCPNRENGKPGCFFCDETGSGFSTFAGLSIREQLEKMKEKYRKKGIKKFIAYFQNYTNTYAPVDILRTTYVESIDEDIVQLDIATRPDCINEEILEMVDEIRKEYKIEISFDIGLQTANYHTLVKINRGHTLAEYIYAVNLLKKYDFEVVSHVILNLPGDNMLDVVEGAKILSALKVDGVKLHSLYVVEGSVFGEMFKAGRLEVGTLESYVERAVTFLENLSPRIVVHRLVADPPLTGTLFGNWGKTKTEIVNLIERRLVEKDTYQGKKAKII
- a CDS encoding amidohydrolase; this encodes MLLKGSKALIGFELKKCDIRIEDGLIKEVSENLTPLENEEVLDFEGKIVTPGFVNTHTHVAMSLLRGYAEDLPFNEWLFGKILPAEEKLTLDAVYFGSLVSMMEMASHGVVAFCDMYFHEDMVAKAVADFGMKALLTRGLVDVDGDDNGRLEENLKLFETWNGYENRIYIGLGPHAPYSCSRSYLAKIVEIAKAEDMPVTMHFFENNWEYGKYTPKEIMEIGFDKIHFIPVHCTQLRPQDIPLLDGTYPSINTVSNMKLGNGIPPVTEMLKRNIKISIGTDGPASNNSQNLLFDLRVSVLAQKSSSPENFKVEDAFLAVTKNGYEALRMKGGAIEVGNPADFAIFEESNVQLQPLDNFLKNLVHAYTDRVYATMVNGRFVYIDGKYPNIDAREVLKKFSTFSMMVTGIEN
- the rsfS gene encoding ribosome silencing factor — its product is MSLIKDLLVLLEKKEAIDPVVLNMSKTRLLTDYFVICTANSNIHMKSLRDEVVDFFNEKGKEIIYYDRGEGYDWLLIDAGDIVVHIFTKGAREFYDLEHLWIDAERVVF
- a CDS encoding DDE-type integrase/transposase/recombinase is translated as MNNSTLSCPKCGSTSLYKNGHDKYGNQQFLCKLCHHSFKLSHSHKRKNFSFPYPKCTSCGKSMQIYKVRRSFVVFRCRACRTKDRVPFNLPEPVTLIPEKFKYFRFPIFFVLKAFVLYMKHNMSYRSLAHSLNIKVSHVTIYKWVIKLCTLFSVLFPTFTIENVFSVHADETVLVFKEQKYYVWLLVDHETNLILCWHVSKYRDMGQVKVLLEKFFGNSKPRNIELITDGLGAYESAVKLLFRNINHVVVPLGKNNQCESKFSLLKDFFRLKRGLKNTKNLAKYIQGFCVVKNLWKTHNGNINLILSHLHSFITTS
- a CDS encoding ABC transporter substrate-binding protein, whose protein sequence is MKKWLVVLAGLIFAVLALAAFDPTVYVEATIGEPDTLDPHLAYDTASGEVLFNVYENLIAYKGRSVSEFEPRLATEVPTVKNGLIKDGGKTYVFPIRKGVKFHNGNPLTPEDVEYSFERGLLYDPEGGPMWMLWYAIFGVHSRDEALEEFVGKSVDEIFDKSGEPKAEYKQKVIDFYKQVVDPAIEVQGDNVVIKLKRPYGAFLNIIAQSAHWAAILDKETCIKLGLWDGKADTWWKWKDMEKEKSPLYAYAMGTGPYKFVEWDRKQQKVTLVANESYWRTPAKIKKVIIWGIDEWSTRKAMLEKGDADSIAVVLEYLDQLRGNKDIEIIENIPTLSVTVVAFGWSVSPSSKYIGSGKLDGNGIPPDFFSDVYARKAVAAAINYDALIRDVLKGFGKRIPTALPEGLLGFDPTLPLYKFNLQEVQNNLKKAWNGQAWQKGIKFSVAYNQGNMARQRVAEMIKMYMEMAAPGKVKIDVQPLQWPTFLDATKRGELPIFILGWLADFPDPDNFIFTYYHSKGDYSGRQGKKFQEFVSTPRKELGGKSLDELIEQAAAETDPAVRAKLYIQIQKFAIDNCISIPVYQPVGVRVQRKWVKGWYDNPMRPGMDFYSVWKEQ
- a CDS encoding bifunctional folylpolyglutamate synthase/dihydrofolate synthase, producing MRCEAFFEVLKYLYFTRPYNTMKLGLFRIENLLSRMGNPHSGVKYFHVTGSNGKGSVTTFLEYLTYYHGHSVTGFYSPHLSTILERFHYNTRYISQDEFVEAALEVKKHAEEMDKLGEEFAPSFFEYMTAMYFYITKKSRAEYGSVEVGLGGRFDSTNVIIPEVSVICTVSLEHTNVLGNTVEQIAFEKAGIIKEQKPVVVGAMPDSALEVIKQVAREKNSMVYEYGKDFYVEPVQFSFNANVYNYYGSTTIKNIKVKLNGKHQLYNVGLALKTFELVEKIDEDGVKRAFEEAFIPGRFEMVNDIVLDGSHNPQAAEKFAENLDLYFPEKRKAAVFGIVDDKDKEGVLKVIGPKFDTLIITRPPSKRAEKVAETYEIAKKYCKNVLFERDYIKAVELLKTTEAEVKFVTGSFYLVGYVRDYLLNGKIGEELMIGGA